The Salmonella enterica subsp. houtenae serovar Houten genome has a segment encoding these proteins:
- the ttrA gene encoding tetrathionate reductase subunit A, which yields MANLTRRQWLKVGLAVGGMVTFGLSYRDVAKRAIDGLLNGTSGKVTRDRIFGNALIPEAQAQTHWQQNPQQTIAMTQCFGCWTQCGIRARVNADGKVIRIAGNPYHPLSQEHPIDPSVPFSEAMEQLAGESGLDARSTACARGATLLESLYSPLRLLEPMKRVGKRGEGKWQRISFEQLIEEVVEGGDLFGEGHVDGLRAIHAPDTPIDAKHPNFGPKTNQLLVTNTSDEGRDAFLRRFALNSFGSKNFGAHGAYCGLAYRAGSGALMGDLDKNPHVKPDWENVEFALFMGTSPAQSGNPFKRQARQLASARLRENFQYVVVAPALPLSTVLADPRGRWQPVLPGSDSALAMGMIRWIMENKRYNADYLAIPDVQAMQQAGEQSWTNATHLVIADELPTLAGQHLTLRHLTSDGEETPVVLNTDGELVAASTCRQAQLFVTQSVTLADGQRVTVKSGLQRLKEAAEKLSLAQYSEQCGVPEAQIIALAETFTAHGRKAAVISHGGMMAGNGFYNAWSVMMLNALIGNLSLSGGVFVGGGKFNGVSDGPRYNMNSFAGKVKPSGLSIARSKTAYETSEEYRDKIAAGQSPYPAKAPWYPFVAGQLTELLTSALEGYPYPLKAWISNMSNPFYGVPGLRAVAEEKLKDPRRLPLFIAIDAFMNETTALADYIVPDTHNFESWGFTAPWGGVASKATTARWPVVTPATRRTADGQPISMEAFCIEVAKRLRLPGFGDRAITDPQGNAFPLNRAEDFYLRVAANIAFMGKTPVAPANQEDITLTGVTRILPAIQHTLKPDEVSRVAFIYSRGGRFAPEDSGYTDQRLGNAWKKPLQVWNADVAAHRHAITGEHFSGCPVWYPARLSDGRAIDDQFPIGQWPLKLISFKSNTMSSSTAVIPRLHHVKPVNLVALNPQDGERYGLQHGDRVRIITPGGQVVAQISLLNGVMPGVIAIEHGYGHREMGATQHSLDGAPMPYDPQIRAGINLNDLGFADPTRTITNTWLDWVSGAAVRQGLPAKIERI from the coding sequence ATGGCTAATTTAACCCGTCGTCAGTGGCTAAAAGTCGGTCTCGCCGTCGGTGGGATGGTCACTTTTGGTCTGAGCTACCGTGATGTGGCAAAACGCGCAATTGATGGCCTGTTAAACGGGACGTCCGGCAAGGTAACGCGCGACCGCATCTTTGGCAATGCGTTAATTCCGGAGGCGCAGGCGCAAACGCACTGGCAGCAAAATCCACAACAAACCATCGCCATGACGCAGTGCTTCGGCTGTTGGACACAGTGCGGTATTCGCGCCCGGGTTAATGCAGATGGCAAAGTGATACGCATCGCCGGCAATCCATATCACCCCTTGTCGCAGGAACACCCGATTGATCCGTCCGTTCCTTTTAGCGAAGCCATGGAGCAACTGGCGGGCGAAAGCGGTCTTGACGCCCGCTCAACCGCCTGCGCGCGCGGCGCTACGTTACTGGAAAGCCTGTACAGTCCGCTGCGGCTGCTTGAACCGATGAAACGCGTGGGTAAACGCGGCGAAGGGAAATGGCAGCGCATCAGCTTTGAGCAGCTTATTGAAGAAGTTGTGGAAGGCGGCGATCTGTTTGGCGAAGGCCATGTGGACGGACTGCGCGCTATTCATGCGCCGGATACGCCAATTGACGCGAAGCACCCCAATTTCGGGCCCAAAACCAATCAGTTACTGGTCACGAATACCAGCGACGAAGGCCGCGATGCGTTTCTGCGTCGTTTTGCGCTAAATAGCTTCGGCAGCAAAAATTTCGGCGCGCATGGTGCCTACTGTGGACTGGCTTACCGGGCCGGTTCCGGGGCGCTGATGGGCGATCTGGATAAAAACCCGCACGTCAAACCCGACTGGGAAAACGTGGAATTTGCGCTATTTATGGGCACCTCCCCGGCACAGTCCGGCAATCCATTTAAACGCCAGGCGCGCCAGTTGGCGAGCGCCCGGCTGCGGGAGAATTTTCAATACGTCGTGGTCGCCCCCGCGTTACCCCTATCAACGGTGCTCGCCGATCCTCGCGGTCGCTGGCAACCGGTCCTGCCCGGCAGCGATTCGGCGCTGGCGATGGGGATGATTCGCTGGATCATGGAGAATAAACGTTATAATGCTGATTATCTGGCGATTCCCGACGTACAGGCGATGCAGCAGGCTGGCGAGCAAAGTTGGACCAACGCCACGCACCTGGTAATTGCAGATGAACTTCCGACGCTTGCCGGACAACACCTGACGCTGCGGCATCTCACGTCCGACGGCGAAGAGACCCCCGTCGTGCTTAATACCGACGGCGAGTTGGTCGCCGCGTCTACTTGCCGACAGGCGCAGCTTTTCGTGACACAGTCCGTTACGCTCGCCGACGGCCAACGGGTCACAGTGAAGAGCGGTTTGCAACGCCTGAAAGAGGCGGCAGAAAAGCTCTCGCTGGCGCAATACAGCGAACAGTGCGGCGTGCCGGAAGCGCAAATTATCGCGCTGGCGGAAACCTTTACCGCTCACGGACGTAAAGCCGCGGTCATCAGTCACGGCGGCATGATGGCCGGTAATGGGTTTTATAACGCCTGGTCAGTCATGATGCTTAACGCGCTGATCGGCAACCTCAGCCTGTCCGGCGGCGTCTTTGTCGGCGGCGGCAAATTCAATGGCGTAAGCGACGGCCCCCGCTACAACATGAACAGTTTTGCCGGAAAAGTGAAACCGTCCGGGTTAAGTATTGCCCGTAGCAAAACCGCTTATGAAACCTCGGAAGAGTACCGTGACAAGATTGCCGCCGGGCAATCCCCTTATCCAGCCAAAGCGCCGTGGTATCCCTTTGTGGCAGGCCAGCTAACCGAACTGTTGACCTCCGCGCTCGAAGGCTATCCTTATCCGCTTAAAGCCTGGATTTCCAATATGAGCAACCCGTTTTACGGTGTTCCTGGTCTACGCGCCGTCGCGGAAGAAAAACTAAAAGACCCTCGCCGACTGCCGCTCTTCATCGCGATTGACGCCTTTATGAATGAAACGACGGCGCTGGCGGACTACATTGTGCCGGATACGCATAATTTTGAGAGCTGGGGCTTTACGGCTCCCTGGGGCGGCGTAGCCAGTAAAGCCACTACCGCCCGCTGGCCGGTTGTCACCCCCGCCACCCGCCGAACAGCGGACGGTCAGCCCATCTCGATGGAAGCATTTTGTATTGAGGTAGCAAAACGGCTCCGTCTGCCCGGATTCGGCGATCGGGCGATTACCGATCCGCAGGGCAACGCTTTTCCACTAAACCGAGCGGAAGATTTCTATCTGCGCGTAGCCGCGAATATCGCCTTTATGGGCAAGACGCCGGTCGCGCCAGCAAATCAGGAAGATATTACACTTACCGGCGTCACCCGTATTCTGCCAGCGATTCAGCACACGCTTAAACCTGATGAGGTCAGTCGTGTGGCGTTTATCTACTCGCGTGGCGGCCGATTTGCGCCAGAGGATAGCGGCTATACGGATCAACGGTTAGGTAACGCGTGGAAAAAACCCTTACAGGTCTGGAATGCAGATGTCGCCGCCCACCGTCATGCCATCACCGGGGAGCACTTCAGCGGTTGCCCGGTCTGGTATCCGGCGCGTTTGTCAGATGGTCGTGCGATTGACGACCAGTTTCCCATTGGACAGTGGCCGCTGAAACTGATTTCATTTAAATCAAATACCATGTCCAGCTCAACAGCCGTCATCCCGCGCTTACACCATGTGAAGCCAGTAAACCTGGTGGCGCTGAATCCGCAAGACGGCGAGCGTTATGGACTGCAACATGGCGATCGGGTACGGATCATTACGCCGGGCGGTCAGGTCGTGGCGCAAATCAGTTTGTTAAATGGCGTGATGCCAGGCGTCATCGCCATCGAACACGGATATGGCCACCGCGAGATGGGCGCAACACAACACTCTCTGGACGGCGCGCCTATGCCGTATGATCCACAAATCAGGGCAGGCATAAATCTTAACGATCTGGGCTTTGCCGATCCGACAAGAACCATTACCAATACTTGGCTCGACTGGGTTTCCGGCGCGGCGGTACGCCAGGGGCTGCCGGCAAAAATCGAGCGTATATAA
- the pykF gene encoding pyruvate kinase, translating into MKKTKIVCTIGPKTESEEMLTKMLDAGMNVMRLNFSHGDYAEHGQRIQNLRNVMSKTGKKAAILLDTKGPEIRTIKLEGGNDVSLKAGQTFTFTTDKSVVGNNEIVAVTYEGFTADLSVGNTVLVDDGLIGMEVTAIEGNKVICKVLNNGDLGENKGVNLPGVSIALPALAEKDKQDLIFGCEQGVDFVAASFIRKRSDVVEIREHLKAHGGENIQIISKIENQEGLNNFDEILEASDGIMVARGDLGVEIPVEEVIFAQKMMIEKCIRARKVVITATQMLDSMIKNPRPTRAEAGDVANAILDGTDAVMLSGESAKGKYPLEAVSIMATICERTDRVMNSRLDYNNDSRKLRITEAVCRGAVETAEKLEAPLIVVATQGGKSARAVRKYFPDATILALTTNEVTARQLVLSKGVVSQLVKEINSTDDFYRLGKDVALQSGLAQKGDVVVMVSGALVPSGTTNTASVHVL; encoded by the coding sequence ATGAAAAAGACGAAAATTGTTTGTACTATCGGTCCGAAAACCGAATCCGAAGAGATGTTAACCAAAATGCTGGACGCGGGCATGAACGTGATGCGTCTGAACTTCTCTCATGGCGATTATGCAGAACACGGTCAGCGTATCCAGAACTTGCGCAACGTGATGAGCAAAACCGGTAAAAAAGCCGCTATTCTGCTCGATACTAAAGGGCCAGAAATCCGCACCATTAAACTGGAGGGCGGCAACGACGTTTCGCTGAAAGCGGGTCAAACCTTTACGTTTACCACCGACAAATCCGTGGTTGGGAATAATGAAATCGTTGCCGTCACCTATGAAGGCTTTACCGCCGATCTGTCAGTGGGCAACACCGTACTGGTTGACGATGGTCTGATCGGTATGGAAGTGACCGCTATCGAAGGCAATAAAGTGATTTGCAAGGTGCTGAACAACGGCGACCTGGGCGAGAACAAAGGCGTTAACCTGCCGGGCGTTTCTATTGCTCTGCCGGCGCTGGCTGAAAAAGACAAACAGGACCTGATCTTCGGTTGCGAACAGGGCGTTGACTTTGTTGCAGCGTCCTTTATCCGTAAACGTTCCGATGTTGTCGAAATTCGCGAACATCTGAAAGCTCACGGCGGCGAAAACATCCAGATTATCTCCAAGATCGAAAACCAGGAAGGCCTGAACAACTTCGATGAAATTCTCGAAGCTTCCGATGGCATCATGGTTGCCCGTGGCGACCTGGGCGTAGAAATTCCGGTTGAAGAAGTGATCTTCGCGCAGAAGATGATGATCGAAAAATGTATCCGCGCACGTAAAGTCGTGATCACGGCGACTCAGATGCTGGATTCGATGATCAAAAACCCGCGTCCGACCCGCGCGGAAGCTGGCGACGTTGCGAACGCCATCCTCGACGGCACGGATGCGGTTATGCTGTCCGGCGAATCCGCAAAAGGGAAATACCCGCTGGAAGCCGTTTCTATCATGGCGACCATCTGTGAACGTACTGACCGCGTCATGAACAGCCGTCTGGACTACAACAACGACAGCCGTAAACTGCGCATTACGGAAGCGGTATGCCGCGGCGCGGTAGAAACCGCCGAAAAACTGGAAGCGCCGCTGATCGTGGTTGCGACCCAGGGCGGTAAATCCGCTCGCGCCGTGCGTAAATACTTCCCGGACGCTACCATCCTGGCGTTGACCACCAATGAAGTAACCGCCCGTCAGTTAGTGCTGAGCAAAGGCGTGGTATCGCAGCTGGTGAAAGAAATCAATTCTACTGATGATTTCTACCGTCTGGGCAAAGATGTCGCCCTGCAAAGCGGCCTTGCCCAGAAAGGCGACGTCGTGGTGATGGTCTCCGGCGCGCTGGTTCCAAGCGGCACCACTAACACCGCCTCTGTTCACGTACTGTAA
- the lppA gene encoding major outer membrane lipoprotein, whose amino-acid sequence MNRTKLVLGAVILGSTLLAGCSSNAKIDQLSSDVQTLNAKVDQLSNDVNAMRSDVQAAKDDAARANQRLDNQATKYRK is encoded by the coding sequence ATGAATCGTACTAAACTGGTACTGGGCGCGGTAATCCTGGGTTCTACTCTGCTGGCTGGTTGCTCCAGCAACGCTAAAATCGATCAGCTGTCTTCTGACGTTCAGACTCTGAACGCTAAAGTTGACCAGCTGAGCAACGACGTGAACGCAATGCGTTCCGACGTTCAGGCTGCTAAAGACGACGCAGCTCGCGCTAACCAGCGTCTGGACAACCAGGCTACTAAATACCGTAAGTAA
- the ynhG gene encoding membrane protein — protein MKRASFITLTIIGAYSALQAAWAVDYPLPPEGSRLIGQNQIYTVQEGDKNLQAIARRFDTAAMLILEANNTIAPVPKPGTLITIPSQMLLPDAPREGVIVNLAELRLYYYPPGENRVQVYPIGIGLQGLETPVMDTRIGQKIPNPTWTPTAGIRQRSLERGITLPPVIPAGPNNPLGRYALRLAHGNGEYLIHGTSAPDSVGLRVSSGCIRMNAPDIKALFAQVRTGTPVKVINQPVKFSVEPNGIRYVEVHRPLSPEEEQNVQTMPYVLPAEFTAFRNAQGVDSRLVDKALYRRAGYPVSVSAGQTPVANTTAVESAQNGFVGEEGQTRATQ, from the coding sequence ATGAAACGTGCGTCTTTCATTACTCTAACAATTATCGGCGCGTATAGCGCGTTACAGGCAGCCTGGGCAGTTGATTATCCATTGCCGCCCGAAGGCAGTCGTCTTATTGGTCAGAATCAAATCTATACCGTACAGGAAGGTGATAAAAATTTGCAGGCTATCGCCCGGCGTTTCGATACGGCGGCGATGCTCATTCTTGAAGCGAATAATACGATAGCGCCGGTGCCTAAGCCCGGTACGCTAATTACCATTCCCTCGCAGATGCTATTGCCGGATGCGCCCAGGGAAGGCGTTATCGTCAACCTCGCGGAGCTACGGTTGTATTATTACCCGCCGGGAGAAAACCGCGTTCAGGTGTATCCCATCGGCATCGGTTTGCAGGGACTGGAAACCCCCGTCATGGACACCCGGATAGGGCAAAAGATCCCCAACCCGACGTGGACGCCGACGGCGGGTATACGCCAACGTTCGCTTGAACGGGGGATCACGCTGCCGCCGGTGATCCCTGCCGGGCCAAATAACCCGCTGGGACGCTATGCGCTGCGTCTGGCGCACGGTAATGGGGAATATCTCATTCATGGCACCAGCGCGCCGGATAGCGTTGGTCTGCGCGTGAGTTCCGGTTGCATTCGCATGAACGCGCCTGACATCAAAGCGTTATTTGCGCAGGTCAGAACGGGGACGCCGGTAAAAGTGATTAACCAGCCGGTGAAATTCTCTGTCGAGCCGAATGGCATTCGTTATGTAGAGGTGCACAGGCCGCTATCGCCGGAAGAAGAGCAAAACGTGCAGACGATGCCCTACGTGTTGCCTGCGGAATTTACCGCATTCAGAAACGCGCAAGGGGTGGATAGTCGCCTGGTCGATAAGGCGCTATACCGGCGAGCCGGGTATCCTGTCAGCGTGAGCGCCGGGCAGACGCCGGTAGCAAATACGACCGCAGTTGAATCCGCTCAGAACGGTTTTGTCGGGGAAGAGGGGCAAACGCGCGCGACGCAGTAG
- the sufE gene encoding cysteine desufuration protein SufE, translating into MAALPDKEKLLRNFTRCANWEEKYLYIIELGQRLAELNPQDRHPQNTIQGCQSQVWIVMRRNASGIIELQGDSDAAIVKGLMAVVFILYHHMTAQDIVHFDVRPWFEKMALAQHLTPSRSQGLEAMIRAIRAKAVTLS; encoded by the coding sequence ATGGCTGCGCTACCGGATAAAGAAAAATTGCTGCGTAACTTTACGCGTTGCGCTAATTGGGAAGAGAAATATTTATACATTATTGAGTTGGGGCAGCGCCTGGCGGAGTTAAATCCGCAGGATCGTCATCCGCAAAATACGATTCAGGGCTGTCAGAGCCAGGTGTGGATCGTGATGCGGCGAAACGCCAGCGGCATTATCGAATTGCAGGGCGACAGCGACGCGGCGATCGTCAAAGGTCTTATGGCGGTGGTGTTTATTTTGTACCACCACATGACGGCGCAGGATATTGTGCATTTTGATGTACGGCCATGGTTTGAAAAAATGGCGCTTGCGCAGCACCTCACGCCTTCCCGTTCTCAGGGGCTGGAAGCAATGATTCGCGCAATTCGCGCTAAGGCCGTCACTCTTAGCTAA
- the sufS gene encoding bifunctional cysteine desulfurase/selenocysteine lyase, protein MTFPVEKVRADFPILQREVNGLPLAYLDSAASAQKPNQVIDAESAFYRHGYAAVHRGIHTLSAQATESMENVRKQASRFINARSAEELVFVRGTTEGINLVANSWGTENIRAGDNIIISEMEHHANIVPWQMLCERKGAELRVIPLHPDGTLRLEILATLFDDRTRLLAITHVSNVLGTENPLPDMIALARQHGAKVLVDGAQAVMHHAVDVQALDCDFYVFSGHKLYGPTGIGILYVKAALLQEMPPWEGGGSMIATVSLTQGTTWAKAPWRFEAGTPNTGGIIGLGAAIDYVTSLGLDKIGDYEQMLMRYALEQLAQVPDITLYGPAQRLGGIAFNLGKHHAYDVGSFLDNYGIAVRTGHHCAMPLMAWYGVPAMCRASLAMYNTHEEVDRLVAGLTRIHRLLG, encoded by the coding sequence ATGACATTTCCTGTTGAAAAGGTGCGGGCGGATTTTCCCATACTGCAGCGTGAAGTTAACGGCCTGCCGCTGGCTTACCTGGACAGCGCAGCCAGCGCCCAAAAACCCAATCAGGTTATTGACGCTGAATCTGCCTTCTACCGTCACGGCTATGCTGCGGTACATCGAGGTATCCATACGTTAAGCGCGCAGGCGACCGAAAGCATGGAGAATGTGCGTAAGCAGGCGTCGCGGTTTATTAACGCCCGCTCCGCAGAAGAACTGGTTTTCGTGCGCGGTACGACGGAGGGCATTAACCTTGTCGCCAACAGTTGGGGAACGGAAAATATTCGCGCCGGGGATAACATTATTATCAGCGAGATGGAGCATCACGCTAACATCGTTCCCTGGCAGATGCTGTGCGAACGCAAAGGCGCTGAACTGCGCGTGATCCCATTGCATCCTGACGGTACGCTGCGGCTGGAGATTTTAGCGACGCTGTTCGATGACCGGACCCGACTGTTGGCCATTACCCATGTTTCCAACGTGCTGGGGACGGAAAACCCGCTGCCGGACATGATTGCGCTGGCGCGCCAGCATGGGGCGAAAGTGCTGGTGGATGGCGCTCAGGCCGTGATGCACCATGCTGTTGACGTCCAGGCGCTGGACTGCGATTTTTACGTTTTCTCCGGCCATAAACTTTACGGGCCGACCGGCATCGGCATTCTGTATGTTAAAGCGGCGTTGCTGCAAGAAATGCCGCCGTGGGAAGGGGGCGGGTCGATGATCGCGACCGTCAGCCTGACGCAGGGAACGACATGGGCGAAAGCGCCCTGGCGTTTTGAGGCGGGAACGCCGAATACTGGCGGCATCATCGGCCTCGGCGCGGCAATTGACTATGTGACGTCGCTGGGACTGGATAAGATTGGCGATTATGAACAGATGCTGATGCGCTATGCGCTGGAGCAACTGGCGCAGGTACCTGATATTACACTATATGGTCCGGCGCAGCGGTTGGGGGGCATCGCGTTTAATCTGGGTAAACACCATGCCTACGACGTCGGCAGCTTTCTTGATAATTACGGCATCGCGGTACGAACGGGGCATCACTGCGCGATGCCGCTCATGGCCTGGTATGGCGTGCCGGCAATGTGTCGGGCTTCGCTGGCGATGTATAACACCCATGAAGAAGTGGACCGACTGGTGGCGGGATTAACGCGTATCCACCGCTTATTGGGATAA
- the sufD gene encoding cysteine desulfurase activator complex subunit SufD, whose amino-acid sequence MAGLPNSSKALQQWQHLFEEREESRAEQARQHLQQMLRLGLPTRKHEDWKYTPLDGLIHSQFIQQFAAISAAQRDALALQIDAVRLVFVGGRFMPELSDSTQDSGFDVSVRDERQTLAAPVQPEVFLHLTESLAQCVTYIQVRRNQRPTRPLLLMHITQGVDGDELNTAHYRHHLALAEGAEATVIEHYVSLTEAKHFTGARLTVKVAENAQLRHIKLAFENASSYHFAHNDLLLATDASAFSQSFLLGAAVLRHHTSTQLNGENATLRLNSLAMPVKNEVCDTRTWLEHNKGYCNSRQLHKTIVSDKGRAVFNGLINVAQHAIKTDGQMTNNNLLLGKLAEVDTKPQLEIYADDVKCSHGATIGRIDDEQMFYLQSRGIRQQEARHMILYAFAAELTEAIHDSALKQQVLARIGQRLPGGLA is encoded by the coding sequence ATGGCTGGCTTACCGAACAGCAGTAAAGCGCTACAGCAATGGCAGCATCTCTTTGAAGAAAGAGAAGAAAGTCGAGCTGAACAGGCAAGACAACATTTACAACAGATGTTGCGTCTGGGATTGCCAACGCGTAAACATGAAGACTGGAAATACACGCCGCTTGATGGCTTAATCCATAGCCAGTTTATCCAGCAGTTTGCGGCTATCAGCGCCGCGCAGCGTGATGCGCTGGCGCTGCAAATCGATGCTGTGCGGCTGGTGTTTGTCGGCGGGCGGTTTATGCCAGAGCTCAGTGATAGCACGCAAGACAGCGGATTTGACGTTAGCGTCAGGGATGAGCGCCAGACGCTTGCCGCGCCGGTGCAGCCCGAGGTTTTTCTGCATCTGACGGAAAGCCTGGCGCAATGTGTTACGTATATACAGGTACGGCGAAATCAGCGTCCGACCAGGCCGCTACTGTTAATGCATATTACCCAGGGCGTGGATGGCGACGAGCTGAACACTGCGCATTATCGCCACCATCTGGCGCTGGCGGAAGGCGCAGAAGCGACGGTTATTGAGCATTATGTCAGTCTTACAGAGGCAAAACATTTTACCGGCGCGCGTCTGACGGTGAAAGTTGCAGAAAATGCGCAACTGCGCCATATCAAACTGGCGTTTGAAAATGCGTCCAGCTATCACTTTGCGCATAACGATCTTCTGCTGGCGACAGACGCCTCGGCGTTTAGCCAAAGTTTTCTGCTGGGCGCCGCAGTACTACGTCACCATACCAGCACACAACTGAATGGCGAAAACGCGACGCTTCGACTTAATAGTCTGGCGATGCCGGTAAAAAATGAAGTCTGCGATACGCGGACATGGCTGGAACATAACAAAGGCTACTGTAACAGCCGCCAGTTGCACAAGACCATCGTCAGCGACAAAGGACGCGCGGTCTTTAATGGCCTGATCAACGTGGCGCAACACGCCATTAAAACCGACGGCCAGATGACCAATAATAACCTGTTATTGGGGAAACTGGCCGAAGTCGATACCAAACCGCAATTAGAGATCTATGCTGATGACGTGAAGTGCAGCCACGGCGCGACGATCGGACGTATTGACGATGAGCAGATGTTTTATCTGCAATCACGCGGCATCAGGCAGCAGGAGGCGCGACACATGATTCTTTACGCGTTTGCCGCAGAGTTAACGGAAGCTATCCATGATAGCGCCCTTAAACAGCAGGTGCTGGCGCGAATCGGCCAGCGACTGCCCGGAGGCTTAGCATGA
- the sufC gene encoding ABC transport ATP-binding subunit has product MLSIKDLQVSVEEKAILRGLNLEIRPGEVHAIMGPNGSGKSTLSATLAGREDYEVTGGSVTFNGKDLLELSPEERAGEGIFMAFQYPVEIPGVSNQFFLQTALNAVRAYRGQASLDRFDFQDLMEEKIALLKMPEDLLTRSVNVGFSGGEKKRNDILQMAVLEPELCILDESDSGLDIDALKIVAEGVNALRDDKRAFIIVTHYQRILDYIKPDYVHVLYQGRIVRSGDFTLVKQLEEQGYGWLTEQQ; this is encoded by the coding sequence ATGTTAAGCATTAAAGATTTACAGGTCAGTGTGGAAGAAAAAGCAATTTTGCGTGGCCTGAATCTGGAGATTCGCCCCGGCGAAGTTCACGCCATTATGGGGCCGAACGGTTCCGGTAAAAGCACGCTCTCCGCTACCCTGGCGGGACGTGAAGATTATGAGGTCACCGGCGGCTCGGTTACGTTCAACGGTAAAGATCTGCTTGAACTGTCGCCGGAGGAACGGGCGGGCGAAGGGATTTTTATGGCCTTCCAGTACCCGGTAGAAATCCCCGGCGTCAGTAACCAGTTTTTCCTGCAAACCGCGCTGAATGCCGTGCGCGCCTACCGAGGGCAGGCGTCATTGGATCGCTTTGATTTTCAGGATCTGATGGAAGAAAAGATCGCATTGCTGAAAATGCCGGAAGATTTACTGACCCGTTCGGTAAACGTCGGTTTTTCCGGCGGGGAGAAAAAGCGCAATGATATTTTGCAAATGGCGGTGCTGGAGCCGGAACTGTGCATCCTTGATGAGTCGGACTCCGGACTGGATATCGATGCGTTGAAAATTGTGGCGGAAGGCGTCAACGCGCTACGCGACGATAAACGCGCTTTTATTATCGTGACCCACTATCAGCGCATACTGGACTACATCAAGCCCGATTACGTCCATGTCCTCTATCAGGGGCGAATTGTCCGATCCGGCGATTTTACTCTGGTCAAACAACTGGAGGAGCAGGGTTATGGCTGGCTTACCGAACAGCAGTAA